A single window of Microbacterium oryzae DNA harbors:
- the fliD gene encoding flagellar filament capping protein FliD — protein sequence MKIDGLASGLNTAAIIDALMDVAAIPKKQVAARITDRNSVISNLQSLNTSLQDLATKAQTAAKANSLASFRASSSSENVTVTAGATASAFSTSVVVDAVATSHAVVTAAAPAGSWGGTFTLVTADGTTTEITPEGTSAVDLAKAINDADAGITATVVSGGVDADGNPLSRLQLTSTTTGEDGAFTLYRGTSADVDAGTARDVATETGAAVLTQGADARIRLFAGTAAEQAITSASNTFTGLADGIDITVTKASADPVTVSVAIDTEAQAKTAGDFVKQIGDLLKRIDNGSKATVAEAGGKTTLGVFTGDSTVRALRGALANAVQHPVDGVSPSSIGISIDRYGALAFDAKKFGEAMAADPAGTQAVFAAVAARVDDVAGQYSDKYDGMLTQRITGQQSEVKALETQVSRWDLRLEQRRATLERQYTAMETQLSTLQSQSSWLSSQLASLRPDSSS from the coding sequence ATGAAGATCGACGGCCTCGCATCCGGCCTCAACACCGCCGCGATCATCGACGCGCTCATGGACGTGGCGGCGATCCCGAAGAAGCAGGTCGCCGCTCGGATCACCGACCGCAACTCCGTGATCTCGAACCTGCAGTCGCTCAACACCTCGCTGCAGGACCTCGCGACGAAGGCGCAGACGGCCGCGAAGGCGAACTCGCTCGCCTCGTTCCGCGCGTCGTCGTCCTCAGAGAACGTCACGGTGACCGCCGGCGCCACCGCGAGCGCGTTCTCGACGAGCGTCGTCGTCGACGCCGTCGCCACGTCGCACGCGGTCGTCACCGCCGCAGCCCCTGCCGGCTCCTGGGGCGGAACGTTCACGCTGGTTACCGCCGACGGCACGACCACCGAGATCACCCCCGAGGGCACCAGTGCGGTCGACCTCGCGAAGGCGATCAACGACGCCGATGCGGGCATCACCGCCACCGTGGTCTCCGGCGGTGTCGACGCCGACGGCAACCCGCTCTCGCGCCTGCAGCTCACATCGACGACGACGGGTGAGGACGGCGCCTTCACCCTGTACCGCGGCACGTCCGCCGATGTCGACGCGGGGACCGCGCGCGACGTCGCCACCGAGACCGGCGCCGCGGTCCTCACACAGGGCGCCGACGCTCGCATCCGCCTGTTCGCCGGCACCGCCGCCGAGCAGGCGATCACGAGCGCGAGCAACACGTTCACCGGCCTCGCCGACGGCATCGACATCACCGTCACGAAGGCGAGCGCCGACCCGGTCACTGTGAGCGTGGCGATCGACACGGAGGCCCAGGCGAAGACCGCAGGCGACTTCGTCAAGCAGATCGGCGACCTCCTCAAGCGCATCGACAACGGGTCGAAGGCGACCGTCGCCGAGGCGGGCGGCAAGACCACCCTCGGCGTCTTCACGGGCGACAGCACGGTGCGGGCGCTCCGCGGCGCGCTCGCCAACGCGGTGCAGCACCCGGTCGACGGCGTCTCGCCCTCCTCGATCGGCATCTCGATCGACCGCTACGGCGCGCTGGCCTTCGACGCGAAGAAATTCGGCGAGGCGATGGCCGCCGACCCCGCCGGCACGCAGGCCGTCTTCGCCGCGGTCGCCGCGCGCGTGGACGACGTGGCCGGTCAGTACTCCGACAAATACGACGGCATGCTCACCCAGCGCATCACCGGCCAGCAGTCCGAGGTCAAGGCGCTCGAGACGCAGGTGTCGCGCTGGGATCTGCGCCTGGAGCAGCGCCGCGCGACCCTCGAGCGCCAGTACACCGCGATGGAGACGCAGCTCTCGACGCTGCAGTCGCAGTCGTCGTGGCTCAGCTCCCAGCTCGCCTCGCTCAGGCCCGACTCCTCCTCCTGA
- a CDS encoding flagellin, whose amino-acid sequence MGLQIATNVGALNAYRNLSSNQNDVSKSLEKLSSGLRINRAADDAAGLAISEGLRSQVNGLNVAARNAQDGISVIQTAEGALTEVHSILQRMRDLAVQGANDSNNADSRKAIQTELDSLGSELGRIKDSTNFNGIKLLDAATDAPTTLNFQVGADGDAASKIAVTLGGLEKALTGLSYTGSDGSEATDGAVVTFPADGAAVTASALSVETTAEAQNSVEILDTAIKNISEQRAGLGASQNRLESAINSLNVSAENLSAAKSRIADTDMASEMVKYTASNILAQAGQAMLAQANQSGQGVLQLLR is encoded by the coding sequence ATGGGTCTTCAGATCGCAACCAACGTCGGGGCGCTCAACGCGTACCGCAACCTGTCATCCAACCAGAACGACGTGTCGAAGTCCCTCGAGAAGCTCTCGAGCGGTCTCCGCATCAACCGCGCCGCGGACGACGCCGCGGGCCTCGCCATCTCCGAGGGCCTGCGCTCGCAGGTCAACGGCCTGAACGTCGCCGCGCGCAACGCTCAGGACGGCATCTCGGTCATCCAGACCGCGGAAGGCGCACTCACCGAGGTCCACTCGATCCTGCAGCGCATGCGCGACCTCGCGGTGCAGGGCGCGAACGACTCGAACAATGCCGACTCGCGCAAGGCGATTCAGACGGAGCTCGACTCTCTCGGATCCGAGCTGGGCCGCATCAAGGATTCGACGAACTTCAACGGCATCAAGCTGCTCGACGCAGCAACCGATGCTCCCACGACCCTGAACTTCCAGGTCGGCGCGGACGGTGACGCCGCTTCGAAGATCGCGGTCACGCTGGGTGGCCTCGAAAAGGCGCTGACGGGTCTCTCGTATACAGGCAGCGACGGCAGCGAGGCGACGGACGGCGCCGTCGTCACCTTCCCCGCCGATGGTGCGGCCGTCACGGCCTCGGCACTCTCAGTCGAGACGACGGCGGAGGCGCAGAACTCGGTGGAGATTCTTGACACCGCCATCAAGAACATCTCGGAACAGCGTGCCGGCCTCGGTGCGTCGCAGAACCGCCTCGAGTCGGCGATCAACTCGCTCAACGTGTCGGCGGAGAACCTGTCGGCCGCGAAGAGCCGCATCGCCGACACCGACATGGCGTCGGAGATGGTGAAGTACACCGCCTCGAACATCCTCGCGCAGGCCGGCCAGGCCATGCTCGCGCAGGCCAACCAGTCGGGCCAGGGCGTGCTGCAGCTGCTCCGCTGA
- the fliS gene encoding flagellar export chaperone FliS has translation MPSTAALARAKQQYLEQQVASASPERLVTLLYDRLLVDIDRAAAAQDASEWLAAGPHLTHAQSIVAELNGSLTDVWDGAEQLRGIYTYLTTRLIAANVSRDRAATTECRELVAPLRDAWHQAAAQVTAQAAPQVAVAS, from the coding sequence ATGCCCTCCACCGCCGCCCTGGCCCGCGCCAAGCAGCAGTACCTCGAGCAGCAGGTCGCGTCCGCCTCTCCCGAGCGCCTCGTCACCCTGCTGTACGACCGGCTGCTCGTCGACATCGACCGCGCGGCGGCAGCCCAGGACGCGTCCGAGTGGCTGGCGGCGGGCCCGCACCTGACTCACGCCCAGAGCATCGTCGCGGAGCTCAACGGCTCGCTGACCGACGTGTGGGATGGCGCGGAGCAGCTCCGCGGGATCTACACCTACCTGACGACGCGACTGATCGCCGCGAACGTCTCCCGCGACCGCGCCGCGACGACGGAGTGCCGCGAGCTCGTCGCGCCCCTCCGTGACGCCTGGCACCAGGCCGCGGCGCAGGTGACCGCGCAGGCGGCGCCGCAGGTCGCCGTCGCGAGCTGA